The Marinomonas maritima genome segment TAGTCCCGAAATGCAACGTAATAACGTCGTTTTACCTGATCCAGATGGACCAAATAATGCGGTTACACCGACGCTTGGGATTTGTAAGTCGACATCCAGTCTAAAGCCAGGCGTGCCTTCTCGCTGCTGTTCAATCCGAATATGCAGAGTGTTAGCAGGTGGGCCAAGCGTCATAATAAACCACCGGACATTGTGCTATTTTTTTGACGTTTCTGGATGCTGTATAAAAAAACGAGCACGGTAAAAGCAAAGGCGATCATTAATAACGAAAGTGAGTGAGCTTGTCCGTATTCTAAGGCTTCAACATGATCGTAAATCTGTACGGAAATGACTCTGGTTTCGTTGGGAATATTACCACCAATCATTAACACGACACCAAACTCTCCAACGGTGTGAGCAAAGCCTAAAATAGCAGCACTGATGTAACCGGGTTTTGCTAATGGAATGACGACATGAACAAATCTGTCCCATGGTGAGGCTCGTAATGTCGCTGCGGCTTCAAGGGGGCCTTCTCCAATAGATGCAAATGCGTTTTGAATAGGTTGAACGACGAATGGCAGTGAATACACCATGGAGGCAACGACCAGTCCAGTAAAGCTAAAAGGAAGTGGGGCGATTCCAAGTTGACCGAGTAGTTTTCCTATGAAGCCTTCTGGCCCTAATAAGAGTAACAGGTAAAATCCTAGTACCGTTGGGGGTAATACAAGAGGCATAGCGACAATCGCGTTGATAGGACCTTTTAGCCAAGACTGAGTGCGAGTTAACCACCAAGCAATGGGGGTGCTGATTAGGATAAGCAGTAACGTCACTAGGCTAGCAAGTTTTAGTGTTAACCATATTGCCCCGATATCTTCCGGACTTAATAGCATTCAGCGTTTACCCATAATTAGTCTTACTCTGTGGAATAACCAAATTGGAGAATTTCCTCTTGAACATCGACACGCATTATAAATGCCATAAAAATATTCGCTAATTCGATATTATGTGTACGAGTCAGAATAACGGCAGCTTGGTTGATTTTACCATGGAGCTTATTAGGCACGCTTATAAAATGGCCTTTTTTTTGCCCTGTTAATACCTGCGATAAGGCGACAAAACCTATTTCAGCATTTTGCGAATACACAAACTGATACGTCTGCCCTATATTTTCACCTTGTACTATTTTGTTCTTAACGTCGTCCCAGATAGGTAAATTGCGTAGGCTTTCTTCCGCTGCTTTGCCATAAGGGGCTAATTTTGGATTGGCAATGGCGATACGTTTTGCTCTCAAAATAGCGTCTTTCAAGACGATTTCAGGAATGGGGTTTATTGACCAAAGTGCCAATTTTCCTCTGGCATAAATAATCAAGCTGTCTGGTAGTGCGAGTTGTTCTTTGATGAGAGTTTGTGGTTTGGTTAAATCCGCAGAAAGAAAAATATCATAGGGTGCATTATTTTTAATTTGTGCGAAAAATTTTCCTGAGGAACCAAACGACAGCTGTAACGAATGTCCTGTTTCTTGCTCAAACTTTGCCGCTAGCTGCTTTATTGGTGATATGAAGTTAGACGCAACAGCTAAACGTAAGGTGTCTGCAAGAGAGGGAGAAGGGCTAAATAATATACAAAAAAACAGGACAGAGAGAACAATTTTCTTAGCGTAGATTTGAATATGTTGAGCAACTAAAAGCGTCTTGTCCGTCATGCTTTTTCATGTGATCCAAGTTTTAAGGCGATACTACTAAGCCAGTAATAAATAACAATTCCCTTGCTCTATACCGACTGTCGCCTTTTTCAAATGGCTGCCTATGCAAGGACCAATAATGCAAGTGCCATCCAGTGGAGAAAAAAGGGCACCATGGTGATGGCACTTTAAATAATCTCCTTCTTCATCTAGCACAGAGTCAGACGAACAATTTAATGGTTTCTTTTGATGTGGGCAAAGGTTTTCATAAGCAATGATTTGCCCTTTTTGCTTAGTGACTAAGAAGTTATATTTTTCTACTGTGATGTTCAGCGCTTTGCCTTCAGGAAGGTTTTGCGTATTAGGTATAAGATGTTTATTAAACACGTGATTACCGCACTTTTTTATAATGAATGTTGTTTATTTCTACAGAATTGACGCTTTCCATAATGATGCGAGTTAGGATGGTTTTTTATAGAAATCGCGTTCTCGTGGTGTTTTCTTTCAATTCTGATGCCGACTTCATGTATATAATTAAGGAAAATGTCAGTTAAATAAACTTTCCGTGAGCAAAGACTCTAAAGCGCTACGATAGATGAGTCAATATGTAAGAATTAAGTTAGTTCGTTTTTGATCGTTGCCTGCGTGCAATAAGCTCCTTATACTAACCTGCTATGCCTAAAAAAACGCCAATAAAATCTTCACGTAAGTCATTGACTCAACCGAAAAAAACACCTAAATCTTCTTTTTTGAAGAGGATGTTTCGTATCCTTTTTAAGTGGGGGGTTATTTTTAGTTTGGTGGCCAGTATTCCTTTTTCTGGTTGGGTGTGGTGGTTAAACGGTCAGGTTGTTAGTCGTTTCGAGGGGCAGAAATGGCAAGTTCCTTCGGAAGTTTACAGTGCGCCCATCATTCTGATAAGTGGTGCACCTTGGAAAAAGCAAGACCTCGAAAACCTCTTGGAGGAAACTGGCTATCGATTTGGCAGAAACAGCCAGAAAGTCGGTTGGGCCGCTCGAAGTCGAACAAAAGTTAGCGCGCATTTACGTTCCTATGTTGACCACCTTGGCTTTCATGAAAGTGAAAGACGTATTTTTTCTTTTCAAAATGGGCGTTTAGTGATTCAAGCCTTAAACGGCGATGAAATAGACGAAGCACGAATTGAACCTCAGCGCATCGGTTTCTTGTATGGCGGCAACACCGAAAGCCGTCAAATCTTAACGTACGATGAAATCCCCAAGCCTTTAATGGCTATTTTGATCGCGGTAGAAGATCAGGAATTTTACCAGCATTGGGGGATTTCGTTGACGGGGATTGCTCGTGCGGTGGTGGTCAACTTTACTCACGGTTCTCGTCGTCAAGGTGGCTCGACGCTGACTCAGCAGCTTGTTAAAAATATGTATTTGAGTTCAGAGCGAACGTACACTCGAAAGCTGACCGAAGTCGTGATGAGTTTGTTACTTGAATATCATTATTCGAAAGAAGCCATTATTACCGCTTATATGAACGAGGTATATTTGGCTCAATTAGGCAGCAGTGCTTTGCACGGGTTTGCAGCGGCTAGCCAGCATTTCTTTGGCCGTCCAGTGAACGAGCTTAACATTGATGAATTTGCTCTTTTAGTGGGCATGGTAAAAGGTCCATCCTTGTATAACCCTGAACGCTCTCCAAATCGAGCAAAAGCTCGGCGTAATACAGTATTGGCGGTATTAAGAGATCAAGGGCGCTTATCTGATTCAGACTACAAGCGCTTAATAGAGCAACCTATTCGCCTTGCCAGTAAGCAAAAAGAGCGTTCTGTCTATGGTGATTATTTGGATTTGGTGGCGATGCAATTGTCACGAGATTTTGATGAAGCCACATTGGCGACAAAAAATTTACGCATTTATACCGGTGTCGATATACGTGCTCAGCGAGCGGCGAGTATTGCCATGCGACGTCAAGTGGCTGCGCTAGAGCAGCGGGACCCTAAGTTGAAGGGGCTGCAAGGCGCTATGGTGGTTACCGATAGATTGTCAGGTCAAGTGCGTGCCGTTGTAGGATCTAGTGGTCAGCATTACACCGGGTTTAACCGCGCTTTAGGGGCGGTCAGGCCGATTGGCTCATTGGTTAAGCCCCCACTTTATTTATCTGCTTTAGCAACAGGGCGCTACACTTGGTGGACTGAAATCGAAGATAAACGTCTACGTTTTAATGTTGGTGGTCAGATTTGGGAGCCAGAAAACTACGATAGAAAGACCCATGGTGTTGTGCATCTTTATGAAGCGATGGCGAAATCTTATAACTTGGCGACTGTTTCATTAGCACAACAAATTGGTTTTGATCGGGTGGGTGATACCTTACGTCAGTTAGGCGTGAAGCGTTCCTTTACGATGCATCCAGCGATGGCGTTAGGCGCGTTGGAGTTATCGCCATTTGAGGTGTCGCGCTTATATCAACCTATTGCTTCTCAGGGAAGGAGTAGTGAACTTGGTGTGGTGCTTGCAGTGATGGATCAAAATGATCAGCTATTGAAACGCTTTGATCGTAAAAATGATGTCCCTTTTACGGATGCTTTGTTGGCGGTAACGCTGGATGGTATGACAAAAACACCGAAAATTGGTACCGCTCGAGCGGCTCAAGCGGCTTTTCCAAATTTGAATTTCGCAGCGAAAACAGGCACGACTAACCAGCAAAAAGACAGCTGGTATGTGGGGATTACGGGTGACTATTCTTCTATAGTCTGGCTTGGTGATGACGATAACGTACCATTAAGTATTACTGGTAGTAGTGGTGCTCAGAAAGTGTGGATTGATTTTACTAAAAATGTAAACCCTAGATCATTGCCTGATAGTTTGCCCAGTGGTGCCGCAAGATTCAATGTATTGGACAGTAAGTTTCAGATGGCGGCGGATCGCTGTGAGGATAAGGTCTCGCTCGCTTTTATTTTAGGCACGGAACCAAAAGAAAGTAGCTCTTGCTTCTGGCCTTTTTAAATTTAGTCAGATGAAAAGTAAAAAAATTATTGGTAATTGATTTGTCTTACATTGCCTCTTAGGTTATTGAAAATTAACAATTTAGTGGTTTTTATTTTCCTCATGCCTTTACGAGCATAGAGTTTAAGGTTACTTTGTAAAAGATTGCAGTAAAAGAGTTGGTTAGGTGCTCGTTGGAATGTAGCATTATTTTTATTTGCAAAAGAAAAAGTATCACTTGTTGTTTTAATTTTACTTGTAAGGAAGTAGTGCTATATGCGACTGCATGCATACATGATTAGCTGTTTGATGGCGGTAACTTTTTTTTATACAGGCGTTGCATCTGGGGAAGGGGTTCCACCCCAGCCGTCTTCGTGTACCTCTCTTACTGCGTCGGGAAACTCCGAATACCCTCCTTTTTTGTGGCGGGAGAGCCCAACATCCATTGAATTAAGCGGCGTTAATCGTTTTATTATTGATGAGCTAAGTCAGCGTATTAATATTCCTATTAAACTTATTCATGTTGGTCCTTGGTCTCGCGCTCAAACCGAAGTGAAAAATGGTCGAATTGATTTAATGGCAGGCGCTTTTTATACCAATGAACGTGCGGATTATATGGATTACTTTACGCCAGTGATGTTGCATACGACGAGTGTGGTTTGGCAGCGCAAAGACAAGATGTTTCTATTTAGTAAAAAAGAAGATTTAGAAGGAAAATGGGGTGTCACCGTTATTAATAATAGCTTTGGTCAAGAGTTCGACCAGTATGCTCAACGTAAACTTAATATATTAGCGGTAGCGAGTTTGTCGCAAGCTTTGCGCATGCTAGAAGCGGATCGAGTAGATTATGTTTTGTACGAAAAAAACCCAGCTTATGCTTATGCTACTATGATGAATTTGTCGGAAACGATTGTTCCTGTCATGCCTAACATTAGCAGCGAAGGTTTGTATTTGACTATGTCTAAGAAGTCATCTTGTAATGACAGTAGTATTAAGCGTCGTATTGCGATTGCTTTGCAGGAAATGAAGCAAGATGGTTTTACTGAAAAAGCGCTGGTGGATGGAGTGCAAAAGTGGGAAGCGCGTAGCCGCGTAAATTTATTACTAAAATAAAATAGTAGGAGGCGCGAGGGTGTCGCCCCGGCCTCCCTACTTGTACCATTGCTTTATTGAGAAAGTTATTTATTGAGTAAGGATTGGTATAAATTGATCCATTGATCTGTCACTGCGTCCCAGCTGTAATCGTATCTCATCGCATTCCTCTGTTTTTCCTGCCACTTTTCATTGTCATTGAAGCATTCCATACAGCGTTCCATTGCTGATTTTAAGGACTCTGCGTTGGCTTCTTTAAAGACGAAACCATTGGCGCGCCTTTTATCCTCAAGTACAGCATCCTCAAGTACGGCACTCTCAAATACGGTATCCGCTAATCCGCCAGTGTGCCTTACAACCGGTAATGTTCCGTATTTCAGAGCATAAAGCTGAGTTAATCCGCAGGGCTCGAATCGAGATGGAATGAGAAGGGCGTCGATACCGGCTTGAATCCGATGAGAGTAGTCTTCAAAGTATCCGATGCGAACCGCTACTTGTTCAGGGTAGGTTTTTTGTAGTGCTAAATACCCAGATTCTAAATGCTTATCTCCTGATCCAAGAACTACAAGCCGTGCGCCTTTATCCAATAGAGCTGGCATAACTTCTAGAACAAGGTCTAGCCCTTTTTGTTCTGTGAGTCGACTTACGACACCAAAAATAGGTTTGCTGGTGTCTTCTGATAAGCCATTTTCTTGTAATAAAGCGAGTTTGTTTGCTTGCTTTTGATCGAGGCTTTCTACATCGTAGTTATGTGGAATCAGCGTGTCTTTTTCTGGAGACCATTGATCGTAATCGACACCATTTAAAATGCCAGAGAGCTTCTCTTGCATCGCTCGTAGTGTGCCATCTAAACCATCGCCATATTCAGGTGTTAATATTTCTTGAGCGTAGGTTGAGCTCACTGTAGTGATGGCGTCGGCATACACTAGTCCTGCTTTTAGTCCAGAGAAGCGACCATAGAATTCCATTCCGTGAATACTGAGTAATTCGGGTGATAAATGCATGTCGACAAATTTATCCATGTCAAAGCTGCCGTTATAACGTAAATTATGAACGGTCGTGACAATGGGAAGATGTTCTGTTTTCCACTCCTCTAAATAAGCCGCTGCAAAGCCTGTTTGCCAGTCGTTTAGGTGGAGTATGTCGGCTTGCCAGTCCATCAAGTCACCATGTAAGGCTAATGTAGCGGTGGCCCATGATAGCGCGGCAAAACGTATATGATTATCTGTAAAGTCTATGCCATTTTTATCGACATAAGGGCCATCTTCTCGTTCGTAAAGCGCTTGGCATTGTAGCAGCCAAATAGGCGTATCGTTTTCTGGTATATGGGTCTCAAGAAGGAGTAAATCACCGACTCCAAAAGGATTTCCTAGGTTGATACTCTTTTGAATAGGCGCTACCTTTTCAAGTATGCCTCGGTAAGCTGGCATGATGAGTTTGACATCGTGGCCTTTGTTTCTTAAAGCAACAGGGAGTGCGCCAGCAACATCGGCCAGTCCACCGGTTTTTATTAAGGGGTAAATTTCAGAGGCTGCAAATAGTATCTTCATTGTTGGGCATCTTATTGATTTGGAATGACGATCAGAGTATACCTAAATGTAACTTAATAGAGTGTGTTGATAAAAATTTTAAGGGCATCACATGGATTTAAATACGGCGCGTATGAAAACTTTGTCCATTATTTTAGCCGGTGGACGTGGCTCAAGGTTAAAACAATTGACGGATAATCGTTCTAAACCCGCAGTGCCTATTGCTGGTAAGTATAAGATTATTGATTTTCCACTTTCTAATTGTATCAACTCGGGGATGCGGCGTATTGCTGTTCTGACTCAATATCGATCTCATACTTTGAATCAGCACGTGCAAAGAGGTTGGAACTTTTTACGCTCAGATTTTAATGAGTTTATTGAACTTTGGCCTGCTCAGCAGCAAACGGGTAGCGATTGGTATCGAGGGACTGCTGACGCTGTTTATCAAAACTTGAGTATGATAGACGGGTTGGAAAGTGAATATATTTTGATCCTAGCGGGAGATCATGTTTATAAACAAGATTACAGTCTCATGTTACAGGATCATATTGAAAGTGGTGCGGATGTTACTGTTGCTTGTATAGAGGTGCCTCTGAAGGAAGCAGATCAATTTGGCATTATGCATGTTGATGAAAACGATAATATTATTGCTTTTGAAGAGAAACCTTCTAATCCTCCAACGATGCCAGGCAACCCCGATGTATCTCTTGCTAGCATGGGAATTTATATTTTTAATACCAAATTCCTGTCAGAAAACCTGCGATCTGACGCCCATGATGAGGAGTCCAGCCATGATTTTGGAAAAGACTTGATTCCGTTGTTTGTTGGTCGTAGTAAGATTAAAGCGCATCACTTTTCTCAGAGCGTGATTCATAACACAAGCTATCCTGACACCCCCTATTGGCGTGATGTGGGAACCTTGACAGCGTACTGGGAGGCTAATATGGATTTGACTCGGTTGGTACCTGAGTTGGATTTATACGATGAAGATTGGCCTATTCGAACCGCTCAATATCAGCGCCCAGCCGCCAAGTTTAATTATAATTACGAAGAACGCATTGGTACGGCATTGAACTCGGTGGTGTCGGCGGGTTGTATAGTTTCAGGCTCAACGGTTGAACAATCCATTTTATTTAACAATGTGAGAGTAAACTCTTTTTCTCATGTGAATAAGTCTGTTGTGCTTCCTCGTTGTGACATAGGTCGCTATTGTCGTCTAACGAAAGTGGTAGTCGATTCGGATTGTTGTATTCCAGAAGGGACGGTTATAGGTGAAGACCCTATTGCTGATGCGGCTCGTTTTTATCGCAACTCCGATGGTATTACGTTAGTCACACAGGGCATGATCGAAGCCATGTCTAAGTGACTTTAGGTTAGGTTTTATTCTTTTTTGAAAACCGCTCTTTTGAGCGGTTTTTTTGTTTCTGAGTTAACGTTGGAAGGGGGCTTTTCGATTAGATTGGACAACTTAATAGCAGGCTATTGTCTTTGTGCGTCTTGAAAAATCATAAATGAGTCGCATTAGTAGAGTTTGGTTTTATCATAGAGTCACCAAGAGGGTTATCCCCGTAACCTGTGGATAACCCTCTTGGTGACTCTATGATAACTCACGTAAAGCCAGTCGTTATGCCGCTTTGATCATTGGTGTTCATTTCTTCTTCAGTCTTTGATTTAGCGAACATTATTTAGCTAGAATAGCGCATATATTACTTACCAATGAGGAGATTTCATGTTTACGGGTATTGTTCAGGGCACCGCGACGGTTCAAGCAGCCAGTCAAATTGGGCGTAATAAGCGTCTAGACGTGGTATTTCCTACTGGGGTCATGTTAGGGCAACAACTGGGTGCAAGTGTTGCGATCAACGGTGTTTGTCTTACTGTGGCTGAAATTGGCCATGATGTACTGACATTCGATGTGATTGATACCACGTTAATGCTGACAAATATTGGTCTTTTACAGGCTGGCGACTCTGTGAATTTTGAGCGTGCGGCAAAAATGGGGGATGAAGTAGGCGGCCATATTATGTCTGGTCATATCATGACGTCCGTGAGTGTGTCGCGTATCGAAAAAATAGAAGAAAGTGTCCATATTCGCTTCACCACGGACCGTCAGAATGAGGTAGACGCAAGGCGTTATTTATTTAACAAAGGCTACATTGGATTAAATGGTTCGAGTTTGACAATCAGTGACATTGGCAATGATTGGCTGGAGGTTTCTTTGATCCCAGAGACACTCAGATTGACGACGTTTGGTTCTCTGTCGGTTGGCGATAGAGTGAACTTAGAAATCGATGCACATACTCAGGCAACCGTAGATACTGTCGAGCGTATTCTAAAAGAGAGAGGCATTGTTTTACCGTAAAGATCACGCTTGTATCAATGGTATTGACTCTAACGCGGTTGATCTTTGAAATAAATGGAGTCCTTGCTCGATTTTCGGTAGAATGCACGCCAATTTCTATCCTGAAAACGTGTTGATAACTCTTTTAATTAGATCGATATCATGATGCGAACTAGTTTATGTAACATTTGTATTGAAAAATGTGCATATCCGACCGATTTATCAACAAGTTATCATTCAAGTATCGCTTTTAAAGTGTGAGTAAATAGTGTCCTCTAATAATCTTAAGCACATACGCAATTTCAGTATCATAGCGCATATCGACCATGGGAAATCGACCTTAGCAGACCGTTTTATTCAAATCTGTGAAGGGTTGAGTGAACGAGAAATGTCCGCTCAAGTTCTTGACTCAATGGATATTGAGCGTGAACGTGGTATTACCATTAAAGCCCAAAGTGTGACGTTAGACTATCATGCAAAAGATGGACAAACGTATCAACTGAACTTTATCGATACGCCTGGGCACGTGGATTTTTCCTATGAAGTATCTCGCTCCCTTGCCGCTTGTGAAGGGGCTTTACTGGTGGTTGATGCCGCTCAAGGTGTAGAGGCTCAATCGGTCGCTAACTGCTACACTGCAATAGAGCAGGGCCTTGAAGTAATGCCTGTTCTGAATAAAATTGACTTGCCTCAAGCCGAGCCCGAACGAGTCTGTGCCGAAATCGAAGAAATTATTGGTATCGACGCAATGAATGCGGTGACTTGTTCCGCAAAAACAGGTGTGGGTGTAGACGATGTTCTAGAGCGTTTGATTGCGACAATTCCACCACCAGAAGGGGATGTCGATGCGCCGCTGCAAGCGCTGATTATTGACTCTTGGTTTGATAACTACTTAGGCGTGGTTTCTCTTGTTCGTATTAAACAAGGCACGTTACGTAAAAAAGATAAGATTTTCATCAAATCGACCAAACAAGCTCACCCAGTTGACATGGCGGGTATTTTTACACCAAAACGTAAAGAAACGGGTGTCTTAAGAGCGGGTGAAGTGGGTTATGTTGTAGCCGGTATTAAAGACATTCACGGCGCTCCCGTTGGTGATACCATCACGCATGCTTCTACTCCAGATGTTGCCCAATTAAAAGGCTTTCAAAAAGTGAAGCCGCAGGTTTATGCGGGTGTTTTCCCAGTTAGTTCTGATGATTTTGAAGACTTCCGTGTTGCATTGAATAAACTGACATTGAACGATGCGTCTTTATTTTTCGAACCAGAAAGTTCGGATGCTCTAGGGTTTGGTTTTCGTTGTGGCTTCTTAGGTATGCTGCACATGGAAATCATCCAAGAGCGTCTAGAGCGTGAATACAATTTGGATTTGATCACTTCGGCACCGACGGTAGTGTATGAAGTCGAGTTGAATAATGGTGAGATTGTCAATGTAGATAGTCCATCAAAAATGCCTGATCCTGGCACTATCAAAGAAATGCGCGAACCAATAGTGGAAGCCAATATATTGGTGCCACAAGAATACTTAGGCAAT includes the following:
- the modB gene encoding molybdate ABC transporter permease subunit yields the protein MLLSPEDIGAIWLTLKLASLVTLLLILISTPIAWWLTRTQSWLKGPINAIVAMPLVLPPTVLGFYLLLLLGPEGFIGKLLGQLGIAPLPFSFTGLVVASMVYSLPFVVQPIQNAFASIGEGPLEAAATLRASPWDRFVHVVIPLAKPGYISAAILGFAHTVGEFGVVLMIGGNIPNETRVISVQIYDHVEALEYGQAHSLSLLMIAFAFTVLVFLYSIQKRQKNSTMSGGLL
- the modA gene encoding molybdate ABC transporter substrate-binding protein — translated: MTDKTLLVAQHIQIYAKKIVLSVLFFCILFSPSPSLADTLRLAVASNFISPIKQLAAKFEQETGHSLQLSFGSSGKFFAQIKNNAPYDIFLSADLTKPQTLIKEQLALPDSLIIYARGKLALWSINPIPEIVLKDAILRAKRIAIANPKLAPYGKAAEESLRNLPIWDDVKNKIVQGENIGQTYQFVYSQNAEIGFVALSQVLTGQKKGHFISVPNKLHGKINQAAVILTRTHNIELANIFMAFIMRVDVQEEILQFGYSTE
- a CDS encoding Rieske (2Fe-2S) protein, giving the protein MFNKHLIPNTQNLPEGKALNITVEKYNFLVTKQKGQIIAYENLCPHQKKPLNCSSDSVLDEEGDYLKCHHHGALFSPLDGTCIIGPCIGSHLKKATVGIEQGNCYLLLA
- a CDS encoding transglycosylase domain-containing protein, which codes for MFRILFKWGVIFSLVASIPFSGWVWWLNGQVVSRFEGQKWQVPSEVYSAPIILISGAPWKKQDLENLLEETGYRFGRNSQKVGWAARSRTKVSAHLRSYVDHLGFHESERRIFSFQNGRLVIQALNGDEIDEARIEPQRIGFLYGGNTESRQILTYDEIPKPLMAILIAVEDQEFYQHWGISLTGIARAVVVNFTHGSRRQGGSTLTQQLVKNMYLSSERTYTRKLTEVVMSLLLEYHYSKEAIITAYMNEVYLAQLGSSALHGFAAASQHFFGRPVNELNIDEFALLVGMVKGPSLYNPERSPNRAKARRNTVLAVLRDQGRLSDSDYKRLIEQPIRLASKQKERSVYGDYLDLVAMQLSRDFDEATLATKNLRIYTGVDIRAQRAASIAMRRQVAALEQRDPKLKGLQGAMVVTDRLSGQVRAVVGSSGQHYTGFNRALGAVRPIGSLVKPPLYLSALATGRYTWWTEIEDKRLRFNVGGQIWEPENYDRKTHGVVHLYEAMAKSYNLATVSLAQQIGFDRVGDTLRQLGVKRSFTMHPAMALGALELSPFEVSRLYQPIASQGRSSELGVVLAVMDQNDQLLKRFDRKNDVPFTDALLAVTLDGMTKTPKIGTARAAQAAFPNLNFAAKTGTTNQQKDSWYVGITGDYSSIVWLGDDDNVPLSITGSSGAQKVWIDFTKNVNPRSLPDSLPSGAARFNVLDSKFQMAADRCEDKVSLAFILGTEPKESSSCFWPF
- a CDS encoding substrate-binding periplasmic protein, translated to MRLHAYMISCLMAVTFFYTGVASGEGVPPQPSSCTSLTASGNSEYPPFLWRESPTSIELSGVNRFIIDELSQRINIPIKLIHVGPWSRAQTEVKNGRIDLMAGAFYTNERADYMDYFTPVMLHTTSVVWQRKDKMFLFSKKEDLEGKWGVTVINNSFGQEFDQYAQRKLNILAVASLSQALRMLEADRVDYVLYEKNPAYAYATMMNLSETIVPVMPNISSEGLYLTMSKKSSCNDSSIKRRIAIALQEMKQDGFTEKALVDGVQKWEARSRVNLLLK
- the glgA gene encoding glycogen synthase GlgA, whose product is MKILFAASEIYPLIKTGGLADVAGALPVALRNKGHDVKLIMPAYRGILEKVAPIQKSINLGNPFGVGDLLLLETHIPENDTPIWLLQCQALYEREDGPYVDKNGIDFTDNHIRFAALSWATATLALHGDLMDWQADILHLNDWQTGFAAAYLEEWKTEHLPIVTTVHNLRYNGSFDMDKFVDMHLSPELLSIHGMEFYGRFSGLKAGLVYADAITTVSSTYAQEILTPEYGDGLDGTLRAMQEKLSGILNGVDYDQWSPEKDTLIPHNYDVESLDQKQANKLALLQENGLSEDTSKPIFGVVSRLTEQKGLDLVLEVMPALLDKGARLVVLGSGDKHLESGYLALQKTYPEQVAVRIGYFEDYSHRIQAGIDALLIPSRFEPCGLTQLYALKYGTLPVVRHTGGLADTVFESAVLEDAVLEDKRRANGFVFKEANAESLKSAMERCMECFNDNEKWQEKQRNAMRYDYSWDAVTDQWINLYQSLLNK
- the glgC gene encoding glucose-1-phosphate adenylyltransferase, which produces MDLNTARMKTLSIILAGGRGSRLKQLTDNRSKPAVPIAGKYKIIDFPLSNCINSGMRRIAVLTQYRSHTLNQHVQRGWNFLRSDFNEFIELWPAQQQTGSDWYRGTADAVYQNLSMIDGLESEYILILAGDHVYKQDYSLMLQDHIESGADVTVACIEVPLKEADQFGIMHVDENDNIIAFEEKPSNPPTMPGNPDVSLASMGIYIFNTKFLSENLRSDAHDEESSHDFGKDLIPLFVGRSKIKAHHFSQSVIHNTSYPDTPYWRDVGTLTAYWEANMDLTRLVPELDLYDEDWPIRTAQYQRPAAKFNYNYEERIGTALNSVVSAGCIVSGSTVEQSILFNNVRVNSFSHVNKSVVLPRCDIGRYCRLTKVVVDSDCCIPEGTVIGEDPIADAARFYRNSDGITLVTQGMIEAMSK
- a CDS encoding riboflavin synthase subunit alpha, with the translated sequence MFTGIVQGTATVQAASQIGRNKRLDVVFPTGVMLGQQLGASVAINGVCLTVAEIGHDVLTFDVIDTTLMLTNIGLLQAGDSVNFERAAKMGDEVGGHIMSGHIMTSVSVSRIEKIEESVHIRFTTDRQNEVDARRYLFNKGYIGLNGSSLTISDIGNDWLEVSLIPETLRLTTFGSLSVGDRVNLEIDAHTQATVDTVERILKERGIVLP
- the lepA gene encoding translation elongation factor 4, yielding MSSNNLKHIRNFSIIAHIDHGKSTLADRFIQICEGLSEREMSAQVLDSMDIERERGITIKAQSVTLDYHAKDGQTYQLNFIDTPGHVDFSYEVSRSLAACEGALLVVDAAQGVEAQSVANCYTAIEQGLEVMPVLNKIDLPQAEPERVCAEIEEIIGIDAMNAVTCSAKTGVGVDDVLERLIATIPPPEGDVDAPLQALIIDSWFDNYLGVVSLVRIKQGTLRKKDKIFIKSTKQAHPVDMAGIFTPKRKETGVLRAGEVGYVVAGIKDIHGAPVGDTITHASTPDVAQLKGFQKVKPQVYAGVFPVSSDDFEDFRVALNKLTLNDASLFFEPESSDALGFGFRCGFLGMLHMEIIQERLEREYNLDLITSAPTVVYEVELNNGEIVNVDSPSKMPDPGTIKEMREPIVEANILVPQEYLGNVITLCIEKRGIQKDMLYVGRQVQLRYELPMSEVVMDFFDKLKSCSRGFASLDYSFSHFNAAPLCRLDILINGERVDALALIMHKDNVQYKGRALCEKMKELIPRQMFDVAIQGAVGAKVISRTTVKALRKNVIAKCYGGDVSRKKKLLQKQKDGKKRMKQVGNVEVPQSAFLAVLQLDS